From Deinococcus sp. HSC-46F16, the proteins below share one genomic window:
- a CDS encoding alpha/beta fold hydrolase, giving the protein MKKTTMLALMLGLGAAQAGGAEGARQEGFLDVNGARIHYVSQGQGTPMLLLHGYPLSGELFARNRDALAAAGYRVITVDHRGYGQSTAPAADSGSLTTYANDALAVMDRLGVQKAIVGGMSMGGPIAFEMYKAAPQRFLGLVLINTIANPASIVEQHIWRGMAQKASTFGPQSLVGELLKDMLTGATRTNRPADAAFLTNIVKQATVAADVAGANALATRPDYVPFLKTIQVPTLVLGSVEDTVYPPEFSRKMQQNIAGSRLVLIPGAAHAAIFENADAANRAILDWARANNLR; this is encoded by the coding sequence ATGAAAAAGACGACGATGCTGGCGCTGATGCTGGGCCTGGGAGCCGCGCAGGCGGGAGGGGCCGAGGGTGCCCGCCAGGAGGGCTTTCTCGACGTGAACGGGGCGCGGATTCACTACGTGTCCCAGGGCCAGGGCACGCCCATGCTGCTGCTGCACGGTTATCCGCTGAGCGGCGAACTGTTCGCCCGCAACCGTGACGCGCTGGCCGCCGCTGGCTACCGCGTGATTACCGTCGACCACCGGGGCTACGGCCAGAGCACCGCGCCCGCCGCCGACTCCGGCAGCCTGACGACCTATGCGAATGACGCCCTCGCGGTGATGGACCGCCTCGGCGTCCAAAAGGCCATCGTGGGCGGCATGAGCATGGGCGGTCCCATCGCCTTCGAGATGTACAAGGCGGCCCCGCAGCGCTTCCTGGGGCTGGTCCTGATCAACACCATTGCCAACCCCGCCTCCATCGTCGAGCAGCACATCTGGCGCGGCATGGCGCAGAAGGCGAGCACCTTCGGGCCGCAGTCGCTGGTGGGTGAGCTGCTCAAGGACATGCTGACCGGGGCTACCCGGACGAACCGCCCCGCCGACGCCGCCTTCCTGACGAATATCGTCAAGCAGGCGACGGTCGCGGCGGACGTGGCAGGGGCGAACGCGCTGGCGACCCGGCCCGACTACGTGCCTTTCCTGAAGACGATCCAGGTGCCCACGCTGGTGCTGGGGAGCGTGGAGGACACGGTGTATCCGCCCGAGTTCAGCCGGAAGATGCAGCAGAACATCGCCGGAAGCCGCCTCGTGCTGATTCCGGGCGCCGCCCACGCCGCCATCTTCGAGAACGCGGACGCCGCCAACCGCGCCATTCTGGACTGGGCGCGGGCGAACAACCTGCGCTGA
- a CDS encoding MmcQ/YjbR family DNA-binding protein, with the protein MHSTADVRGVCAALPGSRETFPFDATTLVFKVAGKMYALTDLTADPVTLSLKVRPEDGEALRATYPAVQPGYHLNKRHWVTVTLDGTVPEGAVCELLAGSHALVVAGLTRAQRAGLGG; encoded by the coding sequence ATGCACTCCACCGCCGACGTGCGCGGCGTCTGCGCGGCCCTGCCCGGCTCGCGCGAGACGTTCCCCTTTGATGCGACCACCCTGGTCTTCAAGGTCGCGGGCAAGATGTACGCCCTGACCGACCTCACCGCCGATCCGGTCACCCTCTCGCTGAAGGTGCGGCCGGAGGATGGGGAAGCGTTGCGGGCGACGTATCCGGCCGTGCAGCCCGGCTACCACCTCAACAAGCGCCACTGGGTCACGGTGACGCTGGACGGGACGGTGCCGGAGGGGGCGGTGTGTGAACTGCTCGCCGGAAGTCACGCTTTGGTCGTGGCGGGGCTGACGCGGGCGCAGCGGGCGGGGCTGGGGGGATAA
- a CDS encoding group III truncated hemoglobin, translating into MTLSLTPEGSLFARVGEERLRRVLWAFYAKATADDLLGPVFARIGPFPRGGWPLHIARLEGFWRAVTGGPSAYRGQPGPAHTSLGIGPAHFGRWLALWEQTLGEELPAAEAAALLGLARRMHPNLERHALATPPEAPHVH; encoded by the coding sequence ATGACCCTCTCCCTGACACCAGAAGGCAGCCTGTTCGCGCGGGTGGGCGAGGAGCGGCTCCGGCGGGTGCTGTGGGCCTTTTACGCGAAGGCCACCGCCGACGACCTGCTCGGCCCGGTGTTCGCGCGGATCGGTCCTTTTCCGCGTGGCGGCTGGCCGCTGCACATTGCCCGGCTGGAGGGGTTCTGGCGGGCGGTGACGGGGGGGCCGAGCGCGTACCGGGGGCAACCCGGCCCGGCGCACACCAGCCTGGGCATCGGCCCGGCGCACTTTGGCCGCTGGCTGGCCCTGTGGGAGCAGACGCTGGGCGAGGAACTGCCCGCCGCCGAGGCCGCCGCCCTGCTGGGGCTGGCCCGCCGGATGCACCCCAACCTCGAACGCCATGCCCTCGCCACCCCACCGGAGGCTCCCCATGTCCACTGA
- a CDS encoding helicase-related protein produces the protein MTTFDRLLDRPLRSPIFPEPVRVIRVERAGTRHKVTAEGLTTRRIHQRMLDGAAMDALTQLVADQRTDFAGDPELFALGVEARRIQLGYTFDPFFAVSASRIDPLPHQLEAVYGVLLKRPRIRFLLADDPGAGKTVMGGLLLKELRYRKLLDRVLIVTPANLTDQWRREMHDKFGETFQVINRDVAGLAYGENPWEEENLVVTSVDFAKRDEHLDNLRRVHWDLVIVDESHRLSATKYGSEIKRSQRYKLGEVLAQTSAHMLLLTATPHQGDDEKFRLLLELLEPDLFATTGLLREAAGKGENPIMLRRLKEDMTDFDGKPLFPPRYVHTPQFRLSPSERALYDRVTDYVTKHFRKAWDDRRRNVGLAMTVLQRRLASSSYAINRSLENRLKRLQALRDDVNKLADDPYLGYTEDELEDLPEEERWELEDRLAERLTLARNLPQLEAEIRELESLGREARTLAKLEQDRKLLELLKVLGKLNGEKLLVFTEHKDTLNFLVGVLHKQGYAVTHIDGSMGLEERVGREHEFRDSAQVMVATEAAGEGINLQFCSVMVNYDLPWNPTRLEQRMGRIHRYGQKYEVNIHNLIAEGTREGDVLTLVLQKLEVMREQLGSDRVYDVVGELLGDVDLEQLMLEHLLGRRSLAEIQAMVSARLSPDRVEYLKEVTLEALAKRDVDLSRLRADREQSELTRIQPEYTARFFVQALEKLGGRATLRQDGLYTMRVPYELRSKAHNVRSEYPKTTFDKRAAYDADFLAPGHPLFDLVLQETLALAQPVMQRGATFELDGLTGDALLGFYELAVVDGQGSTASRRLFAVQQRAEEMPTLVSPRLLVDALPAPQGEGSVPDGEGVSESLENWLLETQLEPYENEVRGERLREVDIRHRYGTRSLEHLLRESTRKLTQHKLKAAQGDDMKLAITQEERRLRGLQERQRAFLAELEQESQLIPEPAQPLALAYLRPLQPTTQNLPNEDDPAVRKAVELAGMRVAEEYERTQGRTPADVSAENVGYDIRSVGKVPAASDLPQETRYIEVKGRAGVGPVVLTPNEWITAGRLKDGYFLYVVTNALSANPTLTIVRNPAANLTPGQEVTVLHYVISTEEWQRAGARPQEHA, from the coding sequence ATGACCACATTCGACCGGCTGCTCGACCGCCCGCTGCGCTCGCCCATCTTTCCGGAGCCAGTGCGGGTCATCCGTGTTGAGCGGGCAGGAACGCGGCATAAAGTCACTGCTGAGGGCCTGACCACCCGGCGCATCCACCAGCGAATGCTCGATGGGGCCGCTATGGACGCGCTGACCCAACTTGTGGCCGACCAGCGCACGGACTTCGCTGGCGACCCGGAGCTGTTCGCCTTGGGCGTCGAGGCCCGGCGCATCCAGCTCGGCTACACCTTCGACCCCTTTTTCGCCGTTTCGGCCAGCCGAATTGACCCCCTACCGCACCAGCTCGAAGCCGTGTACGGGGTGCTGCTCAAGCGCCCCCGCATCCGCTTCCTGTTGGCCGACGACCCTGGGGCTGGGAAGACGGTCATGGGCGGCTTGCTGCTCAAAGAGCTGCGCTACCGCAAACTGCTCGACCGGGTACTTATCGTCACTCCAGCCAACCTGACTGACCAGTGGCGGCGCGAGATGCACGACAAGTTCGGTGAGACGTTCCAGGTCATCAACCGGGACGTGGCAGGACTGGCCTACGGCGAGAACCCCTGGGAGGAGGAGAACCTGGTCGTCACCAGCGTGGACTTCGCCAAGCGGGACGAGCATCTGGACAACCTTCGCCGGGTTCATTGGGACCTCGTCATCGTGGACGAGTCGCACCGCCTCTCCGCCACGAAGTACGGCTCGGAAATCAAGCGCTCCCAGCGGTACAAGCTGGGCGAGGTGCTCGCGCAGACCAGTGCCCACATGCTGCTGCTCACCGCCACCCCGCATCAGGGGGACGACGAGAAGTTCCGTCTGTTGCTGGAACTCCTCGAACCTGACCTGTTCGCCACCACAGGGCTGCTTCGGGAAGCTGCGGGCAAGGGCGAGAACCCCATCATGCTGCGCCGTCTGAAGGAAGACATGACCGACTTCGACGGCAAGCCGCTGTTCCCGCCCCGCTACGTCCACACGCCGCAGTTCCGTCTGTCACCCAGCGAACGCGCCCTGTACGACCGGGTCACCGACTACGTCACCAAGCACTTCCGCAAGGCGTGGGACGACCGCAGGCGCAACGTGGGGCTGGCGATGACCGTGCTGCAACGGCGACTCGCCAGCAGCTCCTACGCCATCAACCGCTCGCTGGAGAACCGTCTCAAGCGTCTCCAGGCCCTGCGGGACGACGTGAACAAGCTGGCGGACGACCCCTACCTGGGCTACACCGAGGACGAGCTGGAAGACCTCCCCGAAGAGGAGCGCTGGGAGCTGGAGGACCGACTCGCCGAGCGGCTGACGCTGGCCCGCAATCTGCCCCAGCTTGAGGCCGAAATTCGCGAGCTGGAGTCGCTGGGCCGTGAGGCCCGCACGCTGGCGAAGCTGGAGCAGGACCGCAAACTCCTGGAACTGCTGAAAGTGCTGGGCAAACTGAACGGTGAGAAGCTGCTCGTCTTCACCGAGCACAAGGACACCCTGAACTTCCTGGTCGGCGTGCTGCACAAGCAGGGGTACGCGGTCACCCACATCGACGGCAGCATGGGCCTGGAGGAACGGGTGGGCCGGGAGCACGAGTTCCGGGATTCGGCTCAGGTCATGGTGGCGACGGAGGCCGCAGGCGAAGGCATCAACCTCCAGTTCTGCTCGGTGATGGTGAACTACGACCTGCCGTGGAACCCCACGCGACTGGAACAGCGCATGGGCCGCATCCACCGCTACGGGCAGAAGTACGAGGTGAACATCCACAACCTCATCGCGGAAGGCACCCGCGAAGGGGACGTGCTGACCCTGGTGTTGCAGAAGCTGGAGGTCATGCGCGAGCAGCTTGGCAGCGACCGCGTGTATGACGTGGTGGGCGAACTGCTGGGTGACGTGGACCTCGAACAGCTCATGCTGGAGCACCTGCTGGGCCGCCGCTCCCTGGCCGAGATTCAGGCGATGGTGTCCGCCCGGCTCTCGCCTGATCGGGTGGAGTACCTGAAGGAGGTCACGCTGGAAGCCCTCGCCAAGCGCGACGTGGACCTCTCGCGCCTGCGGGCCGACCGCGAACAGAGCGAACTGACCCGCATCCAGCCGGAGTACACCGCCCGCTTCTTTGTCCAGGCCCTGGAGAAGCTGGGGGGAAGGGCCACGTTGCGGCAGGACGGCCTCTACACCATGCGGGTGCCCTACGAGTTGCGGAGCAAGGCCCACAACGTCCGCAGCGAGTACCCGAAGACCACGTTCGACAAGCGGGCGGCCTACGACGCCGACTTCCTGGCCCCCGGTCATCCCCTGTTCGACCTGGTCCTTCAGGAGACGCTGGCTCTGGCCCAGCCGGTCATGCAGCGGGGCGCGACCTTCGAACTCGATGGCCTGACGGGGGACGCCCTGCTCGGCTTCTATGAACTCGCGGTGGTGGACGGTCAGGGCAGCACCGCGTCGCGCCGCCTGTTCGCCGTGCAGCAGAGGGCGGAAGAGATGCCCACGCTGGTCTCCCCCCGACTGCTGGTGGACGCCCTGCCTGCCCCACAGGGCGAGGGCAGCGTCCCCGATGGTGAGGGTGTGTCGGAGAGCCTGGAAAACTGGCTGCTGGAGACGCAACTCGAACCCTACGAGAACGAGGTGCGGGGCGAACGCCTGCGGGAAGTGGACATCCGTCATCGGTACGGGACCCGCAGCCTGGAACACCTGCTCCGGGAATCCACCCGCAAGCTCACCCAGCACAAGCTCAAGGCTGCACAGGGCGACGACATGAAGCTTGCCATCACCCAGGAGGAGCGCCGCCTGCGGGGGCTTCAGGAGCGTCAACGCGCTTTCCTGGCCGAACTGGAGCAGGAGTCCCAGCTCATTCCCGAACCAGCACAGCCTCTGGCCCTGGCCTACCTGCGGCCCCTCCAGCCCACCACCCAGAACCTGCCGAATGAGGATGACCCGGCGGTGCGTAAGGCCGTGGAACTCGCCGGGATGCGGGTGGCTGAGGAGTACGAGCGCACCCAGGGCCGAACGCCCGCCGATGTCAGTGCCGAGAACGTCGGATACGACATCCGGAGTGTCGGGAAGGTTCCAGCCGCCAGTGACCTTCCCCAGGAAACCCGCTACATCGAGGTTAAGGGACGTGCTGGGGTCGGCCCCGTTGTCCTGACTCCCAACGAGTGGATTACCGCTGGACGGCTGAAGGACGGCTACTTCCTCTACGTGGTGACGAACGCCCTCAGCGCGAATCCCACCCTCACCATCGTTCGCAACCCCGCCGCGAACCTCACGCCCGGCCAGGAAGTCACGGTGCTGCACTACGTCATCTCCACCGAAGAGTGGCAGCGGGCAGGGGCGCGGCCCCAGGAGCACGCATGA
- a CDS encoding cupin domain-containing protein: MSTDPRPLSPQVLVKTPAGRALLFEYRVGEGLPPHTHAGQAVVVAVLRGRLRLSVDGREHEVPAGEVLHLQTSGLFSSRALEDGTRVLVTLLDLG; this comes from the coding sequence ATGTCCACTGACCCCCGTCCCCTTTCCCCGCAGGTGCTCGTGAAGACCCCGGCGGGCCGCGCCCTGCTGTTCGAGTACCGCGTGGGCGAGGGCCTGCCCCCCCACACCCACGCCGGACAGGCCGTGGTCGTCGCCGTGCTGCGCGGGCGGCTGCGCCTGAGCGTGGACGGGCGGGAGCACGAAGTCCCGGCGGGCGAGGTGCTCCACCTCCAGACCTCCGGCCTGTTCTCCAGCCGGGCGCTGGAAGACGGCACCCGCGTCCTCGTCACGCTGCTCGACCTGGGCTGA
- a CDS encoding SHOCT domain-containing protein produces MSFWKKVEEIGKKATEVAAELGTEGQKRLTEYQQKAEEQRKVTEAELAARQTEQDALLAQHVPGVVKFNVAANYHGGYPGFPDIIDGGHLYLSQDELVWLKLPTVVRIPYTDIYDLDLDNFKVSMMRSFLAGGSDNDVHRLKNTLVVICRINGVKQRVKFEVWGGLSVHAGALNAQKAVDHMAEVRHLFAQEQAPTPFPSSAPATTFSIADELERLAQMRERGLLDDEEFKAFKAKLLAKL; encoded by the coding sequence ATGTCGTTTTGGAAAAAAGTCGAGGAAATCGGAAAAAAGGCCACTGAAGTTGCTGCTGAACTGGGGACCGAGGGTCAGAAACGGCTGACCGAATACCAGCAGAAGGCTGAGGAACAGCGCAAAGTGACCGAGGCCGAACTGGCGGCGCGGCAAACTGAACAGGATGCTCTTCTTGCCCAGCATGTCCCTGGCGTCGTCAAGTTCAACGTTGCAGCCAACTACCACGGTGGCTATCCGGGGTTCCCAGACATCATCGACGGCGGACACCTGTACCTGAGCCAGGATGAACTGGTCTGGCTGAAGCTCCCCACCGTCGTGCGTATTCCGTACACGGACATCTATGACCTGGACCTGGACAACTTCAAGGTCAGCATGATGCGGAGCTTCCTGGCAGGAGGCTCGGATAATGACGTTCACCGACTCAAGAACACTTTGGTTGTCATCTGCCGCATCAACGGCGTCAAGCAGCGGGTGAAGTTCGAGGTATGGGGCGGCCTGAGCGTCCACGCCGGTGCACTAAACGCCCAGAAGGCCGTGGACCATATGGCCGAGGTCAGACATCTCTTCGCGCAGGAGCAAGCGCCCACCCCGTTTCCAAGTTCAGCCCCAGCCACCACCTTTTCCATAGCCGACGAGTTGGAACGCTTGGCCCAGATGCGGGAGCGGGGGCTGCTCGACGACGAGGAGTTCAAGGCATTCAAGGCCAAGCTGCTGGCCAAGCTCTAG
- the hmpA gene encoding NO-inducible flavohemoprotein, which yields MLTPQQTALVQATVPALEAHGETITRTFYASMFAAHPELLNIFNPANQKTGRQARSLAASVLAYAAYIDHPERLGGMVGRIAHKHVSLEVQPEHYPIVGEHLLGAIATVLGDAATPEILDAWAAAYGQLAEIMIGVEGGMYTQAAEQPGGWRGFKPFRVTHKVQESGVIASLVLEPVDGQPLPPFRPGQYLSLKVRVPAQERDQIRQYSLSDAPNGRRYRIAVKRELAPQTEPFAPGGLISNYLHDDIQEGDELLIHTPAGDFFLQDSDRPVVLLSGGVGITPMLSMLNTLVASGSTRPVLFVHAALGASAHAFREHVNEVARIYPNIRKLVYYTEVGAEDRPGEHHDEAGLIRLETLRPHLPQGDAEYYYCGPEGFTRAVEVILDRLNVPAERRFTETFGPSQSFAPVLAPAGAAD from the coding sequence ATGCTGACCCCCCAACAGACCGCCCTCGTCCAGGCCACCGTCCCGGCGCTCGAAGCGCACGGCGAGACGATCACGCGCACCTTTTACGCCTCCATGTTCGCCGCGCACCCGGAACTGCTGAACATCTTCAACCCGGCCAACCAGAAGACCGGGCGGCAGGCCCGCAGCCTCGCGGCCTCAGTGCTGGCCTATGCGGCGTACATCGACCATCCCGAGCGGCTGGGCGGCATGGTGGGGCGGATCGCGCACAAGCACGTGAGCCTGGAGGTGCAGCCCGAGCACTACCCCATCGTGGGCGAGCACCTGCTGGGGGCCATCGCCACCGTGCTGGGCGACGCCGCCACGCCCGAGATTCTGGACGCCTGGGCGGCGGCCTACGGGCAACTTGCGGAGATCATGATCGGGGTGGAGGGCGGCATGTACACCCAGGCGGCGGAGCAGCCCGGCGGCTGGCGCGGCTTCAAGCCCTTCCGGGTGACCCACAAGGTGCAGGAGAGCGGCGTGATCGCCTCGCTGGTGCTCGAACCCGTAGACGGGCAGCCGCTTCCCCCCTTCCGGCCAGGGCAGTACCTCAGCCTCAAGGTGCGGGTGCCGGCGCAGGAGCGCGACCAGATTCGTCAGTACAGCCTCTCGGACGCGCCCAACGGCCGCAGGTACCGCATCGCCGTGAAGCGTGAACTGGCCCCCCAGACCGAGCCGTTCGCGCCCGGCGGCCTGATCTCCAATTACCTCCACGACGACATTCAGGAGGGGGACGAGCTGCTGATCCACACCCCGGCGGGCGACTTCTTCCTGCAAGACTCGGACCGTCCGGTCGTGCTGCTGAGTGGTGGGGTGGGCATTACGCCGATGTTGAGCATGCTGAACACCCTGGTCGCCTCCGGCTCGACCCGCCCGGTCCTGTTCGTCCACGCGGCGCTGGGGGCCTCGGCCCACGCCTTCCGCGAGCATGTCAACGAGGTGGCCCGCATCTACCCGAATATCCGCAAGCTGGTCTATTACACCGAGGTGGGCGCGGAGGACCGCCCCGGCGAGCACCACGACGAGGCCGGGCTGATCCGGCTGGAAACGCTGCGCCCCCACCTGCCGCAGGGCGACGCCGAGTACTACTACTGCGGCCCGGAAGGGTTCACGCGGGCAGTGGAGGTCATCCTGGACCGCCTGAACGTGCCCGCCGAGCGCCGCTTTACCGAGACCTTCGGCCCCAGCCAGAGCTTCGCGCCGGTGCTGGCCCCGGCGGGCGCGGCCGACTGA
- a CDS encoding PrsW family glutamic-type intramembrane protease — protein MRWVQALLFFALFPLSLAYLWGRDAEIHNAAWAIGTYFALLWGYVLWLLVQPGTLKRRNLLITGTFTAIVGVLLVLLLQELPFISVLYDATEWSFSPLRLVGFVAGVGLVEEAVKLLPVFWLAVKLREIRTPREAAFYAGISGLAFGVAEAVAYSISYTDLNTIGMAYGVVGSGNYVIMEFLRLISLPFLHCVFSGIAGYYLGLSLLAPQRRTALVLLGLGVAATIHGLYNFFSGGWLGLLVAGTAILVFVAYLRSAEHITQHITGQDSTVQAELSVQEMPA, from the coding sequence ATGCGCTGGGTCCAGGCCCTGCTCTTTTTCGCGTTGTTCCCGCTGTCCCTGGCCTACCTCTGGGGCAGAGACGCCGAAATCCACAATGCGGCCTGGGCCATCGGCACGTACTTCGCCCTGCTCTGGGGCTACGTCCTCTGGCTGCTGGTCCAACCCGGCACTCTGAAGCGGCGCAACCTGCTTATCACCGGGACCTTCACCGCCATCGTCGGCGTGCTGCTCGTCCTGCTGCTTCAGGAGCTGCCCTTCATCAGCGTGCTGTACGACGCGACCGAATGGTCCTTCAGCCCTCTGCGGCTGGTGGGCTTTGTCGCAGGAGTCGGGCTGGTCGAGGAAGCCGTCAAGCTGCTGCCGGTCTTCTGGCTGGCGGTAAAGCTGCGGGAAATCCGCACGCCCCGCGAAGCGGCCTTCTACGCTGGCATCAGCGGGCTCGCCTTCGGGGTCGCTGAAGCGGTGGCGTACTCCATCAGCTATACCGACCTCAACACCATTGGCATGGCCTACGGGGTGGTGGGCAGCGGGAACTACGTCATCATGGAATTCCTGCGGCTCATCAGCCTGCCCTTCCTGCACTGCGTCTTCAGCGGCATCGCCGGGTACTACCTCGGCCTGAGCCTGCTGGCCCCGCAACGGCGCACCGCACTGGTGTTGCTTGGCCTAGGCGTCGCGGCCACCATCCATGGTCTCTACAACTTCTTCTCTGGAGGCTGGCTGGGCCTGCTGGTGGCCGGTACAGCCATCCTGGTCTTCGTCGCCTACCTGCGAAGCGCCGAACACATCACGCAGCACATCACCGGCCAGGATTCCACTGTCCAGGCCGAGCTTTCTGTACAGGAGATGCCCGCATGA
- a CDS encoding TetR family transcriptional regulator: protein MTTGKREQIVRGALHLYRTQAVCGSTLKDVAAVSGVPLGNLYYYFRTREELLLAVLDACEAELRGVLDDLAPLPPPAWLAAYFDWLLSDPDSAAHQGCPFGTLAVELRALRDPAAPRAARIVQRYREAVAARTRLVFPADDPDDLFLTVQGAYTVARALDDPDLFRQRVNSLRGRLAPSGS, encoded by the coding sequence GTGACGACGGGCAAACGCGAGCAGATCGTGCGGGGGGCGCTGCACCTCTACCGGACCCAGGCGGTGTGCGGCAGCACCCTCAAGGACGTGGCCGCCGTGTCCGGGGTGCCGCTGGGCAACCTGTACTACTACTTCCGGACCCGTGAGGAGTTGCTGCTGGCCGTGCTGGACGCCTGCGAGGCCGAGCTGCGCGGCGTGCTGGACGACCTCGCGCCCCTGCCGCCCCCGGCGTGGCTGGCGGCCTACTTCGACTGGCTGCTGAGCGACCCGGACTCGGCCGCGCACCAGGGCTGCCCCTTCGGGACCCTGGCGGTGGAACTGCGGGCGCTGCGTGACCCCGCCGCCCCCCGCGCCGCCCGAATTGTGCAGCGCTACCGCGAGGCGGTCGCGGCCAGGACACGGCTCGTCTTTCCTGCCGATGACCCCGACGACCTGTTCCTGACTGTGCAGGGGGCCTACACGGTGGCCCGCGCCCTGGATGACCCTGACCTCTTCCGGCAGCGGGTGAACAGCCTGCGCGGTCGTCTGGCTCCCTCCGGCTCCTGA
- a CDS encoding Rrf2 family transcriptional regulator codes for MFSQTTEYALRAVVTLAGAEGQPLTTAEIAARTKVPPGYLSKVLQTLGRAGLITAARGLRGGYRLSRPAANICMLEVVNAVEPLARIRECPLGRPDHTSLCPLHRRIDEAVAATERQLASTTLEELIDPDPSHPAAPVWPVPEQPTS; via the coding sequence TTGTTTTCCCAGACCACCGAATATGCGCTGCGGGCCGTCGTGACCCTCGCGGGGGCAGAGGGCCAGCCGCTCACGACTGCCGAGATCGCCGCCCGCACGAAGGTGCCCCCCGGCTACCTCTCCAAGGTGCTCCAGACGCTGGGCCGGGCCGGGCTGATCACGGCGGCGCGGGGGCTGCGCGGGGGCTACCGCCTGAGCCGTCCGGCGGCGAACATCTGCATGCTGGAGGTGGTCAATGCCGTCGAGCCGCTGGCCCGCATCCGCGAGTGCCCGCTGGGGCGGCCCGACCACACCAGCCTGTGCCCGTTGCACCGCCGCATCGACGAGGCCGTGGCCGCCACCGAGCGCCAGTTGGCGAGCACGACCCTGGAGGAACTGATTGACCCCGACCCCAGCCACCCGGCAGCCCCGGTCTGGCCCGTGCCCGAGCAGCCCACCTCCTGA